From Theileria annulata chromosome 1, complete sequence, *** SEQUENCING IN PROGRESS ***, one genomic window encodes:
- a CDS encoding uncharacterized protein (Tap465h02.q1ca.C.cand.18 - score = 261.97;~SMART 2 transmembrane domains at aa 1475-1497, 1510-1532;~2 probable transmembrane helices predicted for TA09560 by TMHMM2.0 at aa 1475-1497 and 1510-1532) has protein sequence MDPKEYPTPTDPPFSYNSDHLSNNPQITADESKISLIGSKISLNGSKITPNGHQTTIDDPNISPNNAQITSTESHITFNELFKLLVYTKYTSLSRLKLVENVDEKKEFLILQGSNRTINNLKSTLTSSRLLERSTLTSSTLTGSRLVSKEFTNLLEQLKRYDNYFKKTSEQCKCKLPSESTSISIDYNLFRRTIPQNDTENPKFDPIEYSALEKSLNLLKSRYEYDFSKLVSYQNIIYQIFLFDSHEFHLMAKYSPDIDPATQLRLNNTLPTLYYVYNEISKHRSEFLEKISFKRLSVSNSLDKQKFGSESQKLGSETRKLQLEQQRLGLDQQRLGSVGNTFDALVTRLYETLMEHDIVLYIRIFKLNIVSVIDVESVILPVLRGILDELQSLECDYHWISLFTESYTVTEDPKLDYIYKVLYLILDFSFNNKLLTLVDVTIDVIFSFSIRNPNFSNILQCFNKYFKTIIYPILNTTGGKVVGGKVVGGISAELASGIPSSGKVSTSDLSTTLSTSPMTNGILIPCLYNLESIVLFEYLSLQYPILSHKTDNSIIKEMSTLIPKIGNFIIRIDIEILDQITLDKLYKKDTFNFKLYIKNKRNFFLIFSHGNIFFSTQSNSNINPINNQDKDRDPDKLVQDRVQEDKLNNSIQYNSIQDRIKIFNKGSKYLCIEILFNEYINIFINGKEFNNMKFEDDIEFYQVDFYYNIDNVNVKQFSTLTTGFRKFLIQSNVIEYPVTVLGPTASNGPEVSTFTDGTSNTNSTEDSSKDIGSKDSSKDIGTVGASTVTEGKGTNSMGMKCTSEKNSNEIAVVTKTGESGTFVDTEGGEDIKGAVGASTVTEGKGANSTLMECTMGNKADGINSIVDYIVYFSKGLSSIHMVISNINFNISLDNSFNPLNPKVFESLNILFELLLNIFESISTINFTILSTIDTSTTDSTHSIDSTDGNSIVMINLITIWRKLSESIISILSIIKIFFSLPINIEQIPLGFLNNLTKILYESIKYKSYYMVPETVPETKDSETVPETVPKTKVPKTKDSDSKHSFDSKNTIYSKYPDPKHYPDSKYPHSKYPESTYLHFQNLHHPIDLISLANTVNLISLDILGSNQLISTQLFSYTSTQLLSEILMNIAYTSYFITDLTIFTKNNTLNFLNQSLCIEIFTKRTLTDVFIQNIGLGTGPSKVTRPTGPGKATRSTDPNKATKLNDPNKSTKLTTNNNKATKSTTNPTTPTTPTDPSITTKLITNPVEINLWWKLIYELLESDKLLLKNDILNDNCKCNLKLNELMLLDPMFNYCNYCLRKYFNYFSSIESLNYYTKLLSNENFYTIPRPSMLLCRFLLKHGITILLFNLYNKSNKSFTKSFTKSCNKSENGLESDSESVESKSDSQSSMVDSTGDLTVELTVDKLFEEYLIIFIPNNLKLIEEIFIYLLKLNEQILYIFGDLLKFDFRLLNFLNCLSILDLLTYFYEFIQSGTKYFLHIISCIKLLPYLIKVLLLYNKIFRILKYQKFNPINYLIYQFSSLLIIYMKFIQYIYTNDFKLGDHNYRQVDRNYRQVVDNLTQVDQYISKQVEDELKDVNYIFKFPKCLVTNLNFNFNSSNGAWSNGTSSSNGTVDSSNIDSSKSMDSSNMDNCDNLDNTMNLDNSKTLNSCDSLDSSNTLDTDMEIIGSIRKLLLLVQDFKYIKGTSISFRNISEIESFITNSHESEYKISNLTRGLLNMENWATKIFSDSFDQVHPRLIKLRYTLIALFIHLGSDCEITERLVSDNEVSGHLGSDNNRLEYHEAKKYSRIVCMKIFNKFQTMRCQNIKDKDLMKEMYLEDVISRCVWLIKNTPSHSNNGKLYGKNTMYVDTVSKMKTSTYHMMDYRTKLRSGTIFRRSNSSTNLNTNSYSSLKIDNTTKFDSRGVRDSRVVKSSRDSRNYRTYSTDSTDYNSSTVFRNYITRDNRIFDDNFNELVEFILNGPTRLECEKRFLTHRLTSLIRISLLSSLKALIYSFLDLGYVHTHILKYNFSPLVVDLLVNPNLNTLNNPNTVGNNHNTFGNTNPNTVNNPNTGTNLTAVNSLNDILDLFWYIMINKLRPIMLSTYKDSNFELINGNKHVPDIYNRVVYDYLCSILENICDWYIRSGITTIDSTNYNRPNMNFWLGISLSFFSLVYSLGLEPMTDTRYSFQIFNYMMSILHPLPLSNFKKAMSNQTSLSCYTVEVALVIYFSEYFLVNFGETVENLFHCLKMRKFTRKDQLIVPGGTIYLMVKKSSKISETLKQDEPINLSFTHLWSFPKIENTSHGLGHLIYNFYVNFDQSNTTVMDSVNMDTNTLNPIRNVSLEENDIIMWRMENYCYLISEVSLTKRTSNNIAMVINTSREITVYLTLPKNITNRITNEIELSLVNYLGGNLEIEGVNGTWTQVLGIKGLDYFYVVRSNLYLLLKYLLWVELSTNLHTANNNKDTNSTKDSNSTNRVDVGKLCRNNVGKLCINRIDVGLVLGILFKYLRSTAIQIFNLSSVCNCKDNPEKVSIKYHCSNISCQFKYSTTIKGYLVDSDNTADNLLVTRGCSTCSTNQIYKKELDFFWGNILSYLISLVRVCENYSLVYMVLNSLLTTFTLGERQAQAFLSMDSLGQKFCNLLVVTIKQLSATSNNIMGSVNKGVNTSVNSGVKGCVNKFGVCDYGYMKTVLASPKIHALFVLKWLPPLKQVPLECIYATLRENFQSILISKSFKPVTKIEPNDPFVTLPHSDHFVTHRNSVDFEADISENTLQVIRANNMGGIVMYRIPTTLGTTAVQLTTNFYILNASRFGITVAPADCVFGTVSDLFERNDVVGFSHSNSLGFTSQLFAATIGYTIGDVLTAHFTLDHQEDGQLCLRTELLIGGNSIGSVLEVVFDPITQNDPSRRMSLVFIFQDPATLVLRGTSINPDRNTGTNPGTLSESNIMSTFLTTNVRREIPTTNDRITSYNMNDRSNSYPNIRQINGELDRELDRELVNRDQDNRDQFNVGEVNREVVGGNEIIGSSNVEVVRALDRIVSRETSATARSRTVTEQSIPISDRTNSIEPFPVDTQSSSPRDMNETTLNETTLNENVLTFNYKKYFNVEDSEVSFDNVPEWDVKFDSVESDVVEESPITLCKDEFWDKLLRDDKYTCLFAQFSDSVQVYQSVLSVNVPMFSGLKRELVMKIKSSFDDLYTLLSSNFKYTRLESTVRDCFSWLCVLCCDHDRQVWEKLSQKEFKVVSDFTLPFLLGSSFPSKTTLVTLPNELLLELFASISKILTIRLVITSLTLCATKKGSVRFIHGDVQTDSLIFVIASKSLLASTLILKVLSHRCFKHDLYSSTITNGISALNADFLHLLDGLTSFITQYLSSCEDFVISSNNIENVAFSNVESILQSLNINSTNISTQVLEY, from the coding sequence ATGGATCCTAAGGAGTATCCTACTCCTACTGATCCACCATTTTCATACAATTCAGATCATCTCTCAAATAATCCTCAAATTACGGCGGATGAGTCTAAAATTAGTCTAATTGGTTCTAAAATCAGTTTAAATGGGTCTAAAATTACTCCTAACGGTCATCAAACTACCATTGATGACCCTAATATTAGCCCTAATAACGCTCAAATTACCTCTACTGAATCCCATATCACCTTTAATGAACTATTTAAACTACTTGTGTATACTAAGTATACTTCACTTAGTAGACTAAAGTTAGTAGAAAATGTTGATGAGAAGAAGGAATTTCTGATCTTACAAGGTTCAAATAGGACAATTAATAACTTAAAATCAACACTAACAAGTTCAAGATTACTTGAGAGATCAACACTAACTAGTTCAACACTAACGGGATCAAGATTAGTTTCAAAGGagtttacaaatttattggAACAGCTTAAAAGGtatgataattattttaaaaagacTTCGGAACAGTGTAAGTGTAAATTACCATCAGAGTCTACGAGTATTTCTATAGActataatttgtttagaAGAACTATACCACAGAATGATACGGAGAATCCTAAATTTGATCCTATTGAGTATTCCGCATTAGAgaaatcattaaatttactcAAGTCAAGATATGAATATGATTTTTCTAAATTGGTCAGTTACcagaatataatttaccAAATTTTCCTATTCGACTCACATGAGTTCCATTTAATGGCAAAATATAGTCCAGACATTGATCCAGCAACTCAACTGAGATTAAATAATACCTTACCAACACTTTATTATGTTTATAATGAGATTTCCAAACACAGATCAGAATTTCTAGAGAAAATTTCATTCAAAAGATTATCAGTATCAAATTCTCTAGACAAACAGAAATTTGGATCGGAGTCACAGAAATTAGGATCCGAGACACGGAAATTACAATTAGAACAACAGAGATTAGGATTAGATCAACAGAGATTAGGATCAGTAGGAAATACATTTGACGCATTAGTTACAAGACTATATGAAACTTTGATGGAACATGATATTGTATTGTATATTAGGATATTTAAATTGAATATAGTATCAGTTATTGATGTAGAATCGGTGATATTGCCAGTTTTAAGGGGAATTTTAGATGAATTACAATCACTAGAGTGTGATTATCATTGGATTAGCTTATTTACAGAGAGTTACACAGTGACTGAGGATCCTAAATTggattatatatataaagttCTGTacttaatattagattttagttttaataataaattgttaaCACTTGTGGATGTTACAATTGATGTGATTTTTAGTTTCTCTATAAGAAATCCAAATTTCTCCAATATACTACAGTGtttcaataaatattttaagactattatatatccaATTCTTAATACAACAGGTGGTAAGGTAGTAGGTGGTAAGGTAGTAGGTGGGATATCAGCTGAGTTAGCCAGTGGGATTCCATCAAGTGGTAAGGTATCAACCAGTGACTTATCAACTACGTTGTCAACTAGTCCGATGACTAATGGGATATTAATACcttgtttatataatttggaatctattgtattatttgaatatttatcattacAATATCCAATATTAAGTCATAAAACAGataattctattattaaAGAAATGAGTACATTAATACCAAAAattggtaattttataatacGTATTGATATAGAAATTTTGGATCAAATTACTcttgataaattatataaaaaagatacatttaattttaaattatatattaaaaataagagaaatttctttttaattttctcaCATGggaatatttttttctcaACACaatcaaattcaaatattaatccAATCAATAATCAAGATAAGGATCGGGATCCAGATAAACTGGTACAGGATCGAGTACAAGAGgataaattgaataatagtATACAGTATAATAGTATACAGGATAggataaaaatatttaataaaggttctaaatatttatgtatagaaatattatttaatgaatatataaatatatttataaatggtaaagaatttaataatatgaagTTTGAAGATGATATTGAATTTTATCAAGTTGATTTctattataatattgacAATGTTAATGTTAAACAATTTTCTACATTAACAACAggatttagaaaatttttaatacaatCAAATGTTATAGAATatcccgttacggtgcttggtccaacgGCTAGTAATGGACCTGAGGTTAGTACTTTTACTGATGGAACTAgtaatactaatagtactgaGGATAGTAGTAAGGATATTGGAAGTAAGGATAGTAGTAAGGATATTGGTAcagttggagcaagcaccgtaacggagggAAAGGGAactaattctatgggtatGAAGTGTACTAGTGAGAAAAATtctaatgaaattgctgttgtaactaaAACTGGGGAGTCAGGTACTTTTGTGGATACTGAAGGTGGTGAGGATATTAAGGGTGctgttggagcaagcaccgtaacggagggaaagggagctaattctacccttatggagtgtactatgggtAATAAGGCTGAtggtattaatagtattgttgattatatagtatatttttcaaagGGACTTTCAAGTATACATATGGTAATATcgaatataaattttaatatatcattagataattcatttaatcCATTGAATCCAAAAGTATTTGaaagtttaaatatattatttgaattattattaaatatttttgaaTCAATCTCAACTATCAATTTTACTATCTTAAGTACAATAGATACAAGTACAACTGATTCTACACATTCAATAGATTCTACAGATGGAAATTCAATTGttatgataaatttaataacaatttGGAGAAAATTGTCAGAATCAATTATTTCAATActttcaataattaaaattttcttttcattaccaattaatattgaacAAATACCATTAGGATttcttaataatttaacaaaaatactttatgaatcaattaaatataaatcataCTATATGGTTCCTGAGACGGTTCCAGAGACTAAGGATTCTGAGACTGTTCCTGAGACGGTTCCTAAGACTAAGGTTCCTAAGACTAAGGATTCAGACTCTAAACACTCATTTGACTCTAAAAACACAATTTACTCGAAGTATCCTGACCCTAAACACTATCCCGACTCCAAGTACCCTCACTCCAAGTACCCTGAATCTACCTATTTACATTTCCAAAATTTACATCATCCTATagatttaatttcattagcAAATActgtaaatttaatatcacttgatattttaggatcaaatcaattaatttcaaCTCAACTGTTTTCATATACTTCAACACAATTATTATCAGAAATCTTAATGAACATCGCGTATACTtcttattttattactgatttaacaatatttactaaaaataatacattaaattttctaaatcaAAGTTTAtgtattgaaatttttacTAAAAGAACATTAACAGATGTTTTTATACAGAATATTGGACTCGGTACTGGTCCTAGTAAGGTTACTAGACCAACAGGACCAGGTAAGGCTACAAGATCAACTGATCCTAATAAAGCTACTAAGCTTAATGATCCTAATAAGTCTACTAAATTaactactaataataataaggCTACTAAATCTACTACTAATCCTACTACCCCTACTACCCCTACTGACCCTTCTATCACTACTAAACTTATTACTAATCCCGTTGAGATTAACTTATGGTggaaattaatatatgaatTACTTGAGtctgataaattattattaaaaaatgatatcttaaatgataattgtaaatgtaatttaaaattgaatgAATTAATGTTATTGGATCCGAtgtttaattattgtaattattgtttaaggaaatattttaattatttttcatcaattgaatcattaaattattataccaaattattaagtaATGAAAATTTCTATACTATACCAAGACCATCAATGTTATTATGTCGTTTTCTATTAAAACATGgtattacaattttattattcaatttatacaataaatctaataaatcaTTTACTAAATCATTTACTAAATCATGTAATAAATCTGAAAATGGATTAGAATCAGATTCAGAATCTGTAGAATCAAAATCTGATTCACAGTCATCAATGGTAGATTCAACTGGAGACCTAACTGTAGAACTAACTGTAGATAAATTGTTTgaagaatatttaataatatttataccaaataatttaaagttGATAGAAGaaattttcatatatttattaaaacttaatgaacaaattttatatatatttggagatttattgaaatttgattttagattattaaattttctaaattgtttatcaatattagatttgttaacatatttttatgaatttatcCAATCTGGTACTAAATATTTCCTCCATATAATTTCttgtattaaattattaccatATCTTATTaaagtattattattatataataaaatcttccgtatattaaaatatcaaaaatttaatccaattaattatttaatttatcaattttcaagtttattaattatttatatgaaatttatacaatatatttataccaatgattttaaacttGGTGATCATAATTACAGACAAGTTGATCGTAACTACAGACAAGttgttgataatttaacaCAAGTTGATCAATACATTTCTAAACAAGTTGAAGATGAATTAAAAgatgtaaattatatttttaaatttccaAAATGTTTAGTAACAaatcttaattttaattttaattctagtaacggtgcttggtccaatGGTACTAGTAGCTCCAATGGTACCGTTGATAGTAGTAATATAGATAGTAGTAAGTCTATGGATAGTAGTAATATGGATAATTGTGATAATCTGGATAATACTATGAATTTGGACAATTCTAAGACTCTGAACAGTTGTGATAGTCTGGACAGTTCTAATACCCTGGACACTGATATGGAAATAATTGGATCTATAcgtaaattattattattagtacaagattttaaatatataaaaggAACAAGTATATCATTTAGAAATATATCAGAAATCGAATCATTCATAACAAATTCACATGAGTCTGAGTATAAGATTAGTAATTTGACTAGAGGATTATTAAATATGGAGAATTGGGCTACAAAAATCTTTTCGGATAGTTTTGATCAAGTACATCCACGTCTAATAAAATTACGTTATACCTTAATAGctttatttatacatttagGATCAGACTGTGAGATAACAGAACGGTTGGTATCAGATAATGAGGTCTCGGGACATTTAGGATCAGATAATAACAGGTTGGAATATCATGAGGctaaaaaatattcaagAATAGTTTGTATGAAGATATTTAATAAGTTCCAGACAATGAGATGTCAGaatattaaagataaaGATTTAATGAAGGAAATGTATTTAGAAGATGTCATATCAAGATGTGTTTggttaattaaaaatacacCAAGTCATTCAAATAATGGTAAATTATATGGTAAAAATACTATGTATGTGGATACAGTATCAAAAATGAAAACAAGTACATATCATATGATGGATTATAGAACAAAATTAAGATCAGGAACTATATTCAGAAGATCAAATTCATCAACAAATCTCAATACAAATTCATATTCAAGCTTGAAAATTGACAATACAACCAAATTCGATTCGAGAGGTGTAAGGGATTCAAGGGTTGTGAAAAGTTCAAGAGATTCAAGAAATTACAGGACTTATTCAACAGATTCTACAGATTACAATAGTTCAACTGTATTTAGAAATTACATTACAAGAGATAATAGAATATTtgatgataattttaatgaattggttgaatttatattaaatggtCCTACAAGATTAGAATGTGAAAAGAGATTTCTGACACATCGATTAACATCATTGATTAGAATATCATTACTTTCAAGTTTAAAAgcattaatttatagtttTCTAGATCTTGGTTATGTTCATACTCATAtcttaaaatataatttttcacCATTAGTAGTTGATTTACTTGTTAATCCAAATCTAAATACTCTGAATAATCCTAATACTGTTGGGAATAATCATAATACCTTTGGAAATACTAATCCCAATACTGTAAATAATCCTAATACTGGTACTAATCTAACTGCTgtaaatagtttaaatgatatattggatttattttggtatataatgattaataaattgagaCCAATAATGTTGAGTACATATAAAGATTCAAATTTCGAATTAATCAATGGTAATAAACATGTCCCAGACATATATAATAGAGTTGTATATGATTATTTGTGTAGTATATTGGAGAATATATGTGATTGGTATATTAGGAGTGGAATAACAACAATCGATTCCACTAACTATAATAGACCAAATATGAACTTTTGGTTAGGAATTTCACTCTCATTTTTCTCTCTAGTATATTCACTAGGGCTTGAACCAATGACAGATACACGTTATTCATTTCagatttttaattatatgatGTCGATTCTGCATCCACTGCcattatcaaattttaaaaaggCAATGTCTAATCAAACGAGTCTTTCATGTTATACAGTTGAGGTAGCATTGGTTATATATTTCTCGGAATATTTTCTAGTAAATTTTGGAGAAACTGTAGAGAATCTGTTTCATTGTTTGAAGATGAGGAAATTTACAAGGAAGGATCAGCTGATTGTACCAGGAGGAACCATCTACCTGATGGTTAAAAAGTCGTCAAAAATATCTGAAACACTTAAACAAGATGAACCAATTAATCTTAGTTTTACACATCTCTGGAGCTTTCcaaaaattgaaaataccAGTCACGGCTTAGGGCATttgatttataatttctaCGTCAACTTCGATCAATCCAATACAACAGTTATGGACTCCGTAAATATGGATACAAATACACTCAATCCAATTAGAAATGTAAGTTTGGAAGAAAATGATATAATCATGTGGAGAATGGAgaattattgttatttgATATCAGAAGTATCACTTACAAAACGTAcaagtaataatattgcAATGGTAATTAACACGTCTAGGGAAATTACAGTTTACTTGACATTGCcgaaaaatattacaaatagAATTACAAACGAGATTGAGTTATCTTtggtaaattatttaggaGGGAATTTGGAAATTGAAGGAGTAAATGGAACTTGGACACAAGTTTTAGGAATTAAAGGATTAGACTATTTTTATGTTGTTCGATccaatttatatttattattaaagtATTTATTATGGGTAGAATTATCAACAAATTTACATACAgcaaataataataaggatactaatagtacAAAGGATAGTAATAGTACAAATAGAGTAGATGTAGGTAAATTGTGTAGAAATAATGTGGGTAAATTGTGTATAAATAGGATAGATGTAGGATTAGTATTgggaatattatttaaatatttgagAAGTACAGCAATACAGATATTTAACCTAAGTTCAGTATGTAATTGTAAAGATAATCCAGAGAAAGTAAGTATAAAATACCATTGCAGTAATATTAGTTGTCAATTTAAGTATTCTACTACGATAAAGGGTTATTTAGTTGATTCAGATAATACTGCAGATAATTTATTGGTGACTAGAGGTTGTTCAACATGTTCAACAAATCAGATTTATAAAAAGGAATTGGACTTCTTTTGGGGTAACATATTATCATATCTAATTAGCCTAGTGAGGGTTTGTGAAAATTATAGTCTAGTATATATGGTATTAAATAGTTTATTGACGACATTTACATTGGGTGAAAGACAAGCACAAGCATTTCTATCAATGGATTCTCTAGGTCAAAAGTTTTGTAATCTTTTAGTAGTAacaataaaacaattatcAGCAACATCTAACAATATAATGGGTAGTGTGAATAAGGGTGTGAATACTAGTGTGAACAGTGGTGTAAAGGGTTGTGTGAATAAATTTGGTGTATGTGATTATGGATATATGAAGACAGTATTAGCATCACCAAAGATACATGCATTGTTTGTATTAAAATGGTTACCACCATTGAAACAAGTACCATTAGAATGTATTTATGCAACACTTCGAGAAAACTTTCAATCGATTTTGATAAGTAAGAGTTTTAAGCCAGTGACTAAGATTGAACCAAATGATCCATTTGTGACTTTGCCACATTCAGATCACTTTGTAACTCATAGGAATTCGGTAGATTTTGAAGCTGACATTTCAGAGAATACTTTACAGGTTATTAGAGCGAATAATATGGGAGGGATTGTAATGTATAGGATACCAACTACATTGGGCACAACAGCAGTACAATTGACAACaaacttttatattttaaacgCTAGCAGGTTTGGGATAACAGTTGCACCAGCAGATTGTGTGTTTGGTACGGTGTCTGATTTATTTGAGCGGAATGACGTGGTAGGGTTCTCACATTCAAATAGTTTGGGTTTCACATCTCAATTATTTGCAGCCACAATTGGTTACACAATTGGTGATGTTTTAACTGCACATTTCACACTGGATCACCAGGAAGATGGGCAACTATGTCTCAGAACTGAGCTCTTAATTGGTGGAAACTCAATAGGTTCAGTACTTGAAGTTGTGTTTGACCCAATTACACAAAACGATCCCTCAAGAAGAATGTCACTAGTGTTCATATTCCAAGATCCAGCAACTCTAGTCTTGAGAGGTACAAGTATTAACCCAGACCGTAATACCGGTACAAATCCCGGTACACTCAGTGAATCAAACATAATGAGTACATTTTTGACCACCAATGTTAGAAGAGAAATACCAACCACAAATGATCGAATTACATCATATAACATGAATGATAGATCCAATTCATATCCAAATATTAGACAAATAAATGGGGAATTAGATAGAGAATTGGATAGAGAATTGGTCAACAGAGATCAGGATAACAGAGATCAGTTTAACGTTGGAGAAGTTAACAGAGAAGTTGTTGGAGgtaatgaaattattgGATCAAGTAATGTTGAAGTAGTAAGAGCATTGGATAGAATAGTGTCTAGAGAAACATCAGCAACAGCAAGATCAAGAACAGTAACTGAACAATCAATTCCAATATCTGATCGAACAAATAGTATTGAACCATTTCCAGTCGATACACAATCATCTAGTCCAAGAGATATGAATGAAACAACTCTGAATGAAACGACACTGAACGAAAATGTTTTGACgtttaattataaaaagtATTTTAATGTTGAAGATTCAGAAGTTTCATTTGACAATGTACCAGAGTGGGATGTTAAGTTTGATTCGGTGGAAAGTGATGTAGTGGAGGAGTCACCAATAACCCTTTGTAAGGACGAGTTCTGGGATAAATTGTTAAGAGATGACAAGTATACTTGTCTTTTTGCACAATTTTCAGACTCAGTTCAAGTGTATCAATCAGTTTTGTCTGTGAATGTGCCGATGTTTTCAGGTCTAAAAAGAGAGTTGGTgatgaaaattaaatcatcTTTTGATGATTTATACACATTGCTGAGTAGTAATTTCAAGTACACGAGGCTTGAGTCTACAGTTCGTGACTGTTTCAGCTGGCTCTGTGTACTATGCTGTGACCATGATAGACAAGTTTGGGAAAAATTATCACAAAAGGAGTTTAAAGTAGTGTCTGACTTTACTTTACCGTTTCTTCTAGGCTCATCATTCCCCTCGAAAACGACACTTGTAACTTTGCCAAACGAACTTTTACTTGAACTGTTTGCTAGCATTTCCAAAATCTTAACTATAAGACTGGTAATTACAAGTTTAACCCTATGTGCAACTAAAAAAGGTTCAGTACGATTCATTCATGGAGATGTACAAACAGATTCATTGATTTTCGTAATAGCCTCAAAATCATTGCTAGCATCTACACTCATACTCAAGGTACTTTCACACCGTTGCTTCAAACATGATCTGTACTCTAGTACAATTACCAACGGTATAAGTGCCCTAAATGCAGATTTCCTACACTTATTAGATGGTTTGACTAGTTTCATTACACAATACCTATCCTCATGTGAAGACTTTGTCATTTCAAGTAACAATATTGAAAATGTAGCCTTTTCAAATGTTGAATCCATATTACAATCTCTCAATATCAACTCAACCAATATTTCAACACAAgtattagaatattaa